A part of Aegilops tauschii subsp. strangulata cultivar AL8/78 chromosome 2, Aet v6.0, whole genome shotgun sequence genomic DNA contains:
- the LOC141042019 gene encoding uncharacterized protein: MRLSLSNFNTANKAARAYNAVAWRIRWPHRTLNFPNVLTRERAEELAPLPRLITDEDRRDNRRREHRLGIAEMDEAAMALWHQRFLQDIMNEGEFYAQRRAERATYREDKRT; this comes from the coding sequence ATGCGCCTCAGCCTCAGCAATTTCAACACCGCCAAcaaggccgcccgcgcgtacaaCGCGGTGGCGTGGCGcatccggtggcctcatagaacattgaacttccccaacgtgttgacgcgggagcgggcggaggagctcgctcctctgccgcggcttatcaccgacgaggatcgtcgcgacaaccgcaggcgggagcaccgtctcggcatcgccgagatggacgaggcagccatggcgctgtggcacCAACGCTTCCTGCAGGACATCATGAATGAgggcgagttctacgcgcaaaggagggcggagcgagccacCTATCGTGAGGACAAGCGTACATGA